In one window of Streptomyces showdoensis DNA:
- a CDS encoding PAS domain-containing protein, with translation MNFENSHAVLSLVEGAAVRVRARPHEHVLDVIPDAVLVVDDNGTVVRANLAAATLLGRERHAVEGRGVLDFLPSFDWNLTRLPADPESSAGPPAARLRTTARAADGRSFAAETGIVRLDRHARHEGLPYGSALVVSLRDLTPDEDARAALSRSLLQAEAVLRTADEALIGTDAEGRINLVNPTAARLLGGRAAELGGRELLSVLTSVGHDGEPLDEEDAPLARALSDGRASRIPAQELRTGDGTRLAADVSVHPVTEDGRNVGAVVALTDRRPYENLADEYVAAQLRCLRNHKAELERQQQRTDRAVDRTRELTEFLSGPLTTALHHLHAELGRLVDDGSRALWPEATGSLESLAADVRMTMALVDTRSQPYPHDSTPVGPRRRTVPIDDVVQAGVRAAAAFAGPSRVQFSVHAPRFFVHVDPEDMTTAVGRLIADVIHTDAEPAAPGPHHVFVAALHQRSLLRIEVRGPYNGGAPEHFDVVQDIATAHGGTLRTHRAPGVSGSTYVLELPSAVQDEVVAGAEETSAAALRPTGRHRSLTA, from the coding sequence GTGAACTTCGAGAACAGCCATGCGGTGCTTTCCCTCGTCGAGGGGGCGGCGGTGCGCGTCCGGGCCCGGCCCCACGAGCACGTGCTGGACGTCATTCCGGACGCCGTGCTGGTCGTCGACGACAACGGGACCGTGGTCAGGGCGAACCTGGCGGCGGCCACCCTGCTCGGACGCGAACGGCACGCGGTCGAGGGGCGGGGCGTGCTGGACTTCCTGCCGTCCTTCGACTGGAACCTGACCCGCCTTCCGGCGGACCCCGAGTCCTCCGCGGGCCCGCCCGCGGCCCGGCTCCGGACCACGGCCCGGGCCGCCGACGGCCGGAGCTTCGCCGCCGAGACCGGGATCGTGCGGCTGGACCGGCACGCCCGGCACGAGGGCCTCCCCTACGGCTCCGCCCTGGTCGTCTCCCTCCGGGACCTGACGCCGGACGAGGACGCCCGGGCGGCGCTGTCGCGCTCCCTCCTCCAGGCGGAGGCCGTGCTCCGGACCGCCGACGAGGCGCTGATCGGGACCGACGCGGAGGGCAGGATCAACCTGGTCAACCCGACCGCGGCCCGTCTGCTCGGCGGAAGGGCCGCCGAACTCGGCGGACGCGAACTGCTCTCCGTCCTCACGTCCGTCGGGCACGACGGCGAGCCGCTGGACGAGGAGGACGCGCCGCTGGCCCGGGCGCTGAGCGACGGACGGGCGAGCAGGATCCCCGCGCAGGAACTGAGGACGGGCGACGGCACCCGCCTGGCGGCGGACGTCTCCGTCCATCCGGTCACCGAGGACGGCCGGAACGTCGGTGCCGTCGTCGCGCTCACCGACCGCCGCCCCTACGAGAACCTCGCCGACGAGTACGTCGCCGCGCAGCTCCGCTGCCTCCGCAACCACAAGGCCGAACTCGAACGGCAGCAGCAGCGCACCGACCGGGCCGTGGACCGCACCCGCGAGCTCACCGAATTCCTCTCCGGCCCGCTGACGACGGCGCTCCACCACCTCCACGCCGAGCTGGGCCGGCTCGTGGACGACGGCTCCCGCGCGCTGTGGCCCGAGGCGACCGGAAGCCTCGAATCCCTGGCCGCCGACGTCCGCATGACGATGGCCCTCGTGGACACCCGGTCCCAGCCGTACCCGCACGACAGCACGCCGGTGGGACCGCGGCGCCGCACCGTGCCCATCGACGACGTGGTGCAGGCGGGGGTACGGGCCGCGGCGGCCTTCGCGGGGCCGAGCCGGGTGCAGTTCTCGGTCCACGCCCCGAGGTTCTTCGTCCATGTGGACCCCGAGGACATGACGACGGCCGTCGGCCGGCTGATAGCCGACGTGATCCACACCGACGCCGAACCGGCGGCACCCGGCCCGCACCACGTCTTCGTCGCGGCCCTCCACCAGCGCAGCCTCCTGCGCATCGAGGTGCGCGGCCCCTACAACGGCGGCGCGCCGGAGCACTTCGACGTCGTCCAGGACATCGCCACCGCCCACGGAGGGACGCTGCGCACCCATCGGGCGCCGGGCGTCAGCGGCAGCACCTACGTCCTGGAGCTGCCCTCGGCCGTCCAGGACGAGGTGGTGGCCGGCGCGGAAGAGACGTCCGCGGCCGCCCTGCGGCCCACCGGCCGGCACCGCTCCCTGACGGCGTAG
- a CDS encoding discoidin domain-containing protein, producing MQPRRVHARARALRRSPLLIGFGLGSLLVGVTPWLGVASPGPGGPAPTPTAAVPFNQRTAQQSPHHGLAPANAMEPAAPVLSRTGWTATASDEETVGENGRAANVLDGKATTLWHSRWKGTPAPLPHSITLDMHRTTVVSGLIYQPRTDNKANGRIGEYSISVSTDGRTWGSPVATGTLADDASAKTLGFAPQGARFVRLTASTEAGKRGPWTSAAELNLLGDPGTPAATVDLPRTGWTATASDEETAKENGRAANVLDGDAATLWHSRWSGTPAPLPHSITLDMHRTAVVSALVYQPRRDSPNGRAGAYTVTTSTDGTTYGAAVATGTWRDDDTVKTATFTRATTARFIRLTLTREAGNRGPWTSAAEIRLSGPANPAAHGSWSRITGFPLVPVATAVLPGDKLLAWSAYAVDRFGGSNGYTQTAILDLKTGKVTQRRIDNTGHDMFCPGIAMLADGRVLVTGGSNADKASIYDPATDAWSSTTSMNIARGYQAMTLLSTGEAFVLGGSWSGTASTDKAGEVWSPDTRTWRKLPGVPAAPALTADPAGPYRADNHMWLYATSGGKVLQMGPSKRMHWITTTGDGSITSAGDRADSPDAMTGNAVPYDIGKVLTLGGSPGYQNTPATRRAYTVDIDGDQVRAARTGDMANARAFGNSVVLPDGKVAVFGGQAFPVPFSDATSVLTPELWDPATGRFTPLATMAIPRNYHSVANLLPDGRVFSGGGGLCGDCATNHADGSVFTPPYLLNADGSAKARPVITGGVPPRAAAGSSLTVATGGPVASFVLMRAAAATHSTDNDQRRVPLTSTAAGTDTYTVSLPADKGVVLPGTYMLFALDGHGVPSVARFITVT from the coding sequence TTGCAGCCCAGACGCGTCCACGCCCGTGCCCGAGCGTTGCGCCGTTCCCCTCTCCTCATAGGCTTCGGCCTCGGCTCGCTGCTCGTCGGAGTCACCCCGTGGCTCGGCGTCGCGAGCCCGGGGCCGGGCGGCCCGGCGCCGACCCCCACGGCGGCCGTGCCGTTCAACCAGCGGACGGCGCAGCAGTCGCCGCACCACGGCCTGGCCCCGGCGAACGCCATGGAGCCGGCGGCCCCGGTCCTGTCCCGGACCGGATGGACCGCCACGGCCAGCGACGAGGAGACCGTCGGCGAGAACGGCCGCGCGGCCAACGTCCTCGACGGCAAGGCGACCACCCTCTGGCACAGCAGGTGGAAGGGCACCCCGGCCCCGCTGCCGCACAGCATCACCCTCGACATGCACCGCACGACGGTGGTCTCGGGGCTCATCTACCAGCCCCGCACCGACAACAAGGCCAACGGGCGGATCGGCGAGTACAGCATCAGCGTGAGCACCGACGGGCGCACCTGGGGCTCTCCGGTCGCCACCGGTACCCTCGCGGACGACGCCTCCGCCAAGACACTCGGATTCGCCCCGCAGGGCGCGCGGTTCGTCCGGCTCACCGCCTCCACCGAGGCCGGCAAGCGCGGCCCGTGGACCTCCGCCGCCGAGCTCAACCTGCTGGGCGACCCCGGCACCCCGGCCGCCACCGTCGACCTCCCCCGGACCGGCTGGACCGCCACGGCGAGCGACGAGGAGACTGCCAAGGAGAACGGCCGCGCGGCCAACGTCCTCGACGGGGACGCCGCCACCCTCTGGCACAGCCGGTGGTCCGGGACCCCGGCCCCGCTGCCGCACAGCATCACCCTCGACATGCACCGCACGGCGGTCGTCTCGGCCCTGGTCTACCAGCCCCGCAGGGACAGCCCGAACGGCCGCGCGGGCGCGTACACCGTCACCACCAGCACCGACGGCACCACCTACGGCGCGGCGGTCGCCACGGGCACCTGGCGCGACGACGACACCGTCAAGACCGCCACCTTCACCCGCGCCACGACCGCCCGCTTCATACGCCTGACCTTGACCCGCGAGGCCGGCAACCGCGGGCCCTGGACCTCCGCGGCCGAGATACGCCTGAGCGGACCGGCCAACCCCGCGGCCCACGGCTCCTGGAGCAGGATCACCGGCTTCCCGCTGGTCCCGGTGGCCACCGCGGTCCTGCCCGGCGACAAGCTCCTGGCCTGGTCGGCGTACGCGGTCGACCGCTTCGGCGGCAGCAACGGCTACACCCAGACCGCGATCCTGGACCTGAAGACGGGCAAGGTCACCCAGCGCCGGATCGACAACACCGGCCACGACATGTTCTGCCCGGGCATAGCGATGCTCGCCGACGGCCGGGTCCTGGTCACCGGCGGCAGCAACGCGGACAAGGCGAGCATCTACGACCCGGCCACCGACGCCTGGTCCTCGACCACCAGCATGAACATAGCCCGCGGCTACCAGGCCATGACGCTGCTCTCCACCGGCGAGGCCTTCGTCCTCGGCGGCTCCTGGAGCGGGACCGCGAGCACCGACAAGGCCGGTGAGGTCTGGTCCCCGGACACTCGCACCTGGCGCAAGCTCCCCGGCGTCCCCGCCGCCCCGGCACTGACGGCCGACCCGGCCGGACCGTACCGCGCCGACAACCACATGTGGCTGTACGCCACTTCGGGCGGCAAGGTGCTCCAGATGGGTCCGAGCAAGCGGATGCACTGGATCACGACCACCGGGGACGGGAGCATCACCTCCGCCGGCGACCGGGCCGACAGCCCGGACGCCATGACCGGCAACGCCGTCCCGTACGACATCGGCAAGGTGCTCACCCTGGGCGGCTCGCCCGGCTACCAGAACACGCCCGCCACCCGGCGCGCGTACACCGTCGACATCGACGGGGACCAGGTCCGGGCCGCGCGCACCGGCGACATGGCGAACGCCCGCGCCTTCGGCAACAGCGTCGTCCTGCCCGACGGAAAGGTCGCCGTGTTCGGCGGGCAGGCGTTCCCCGTGCCGTTCAGCGACGCCACGTCCGTGCTGACCCCCGAGCTGTGGGACCCGGCCACGGGCAGGTTCACCCCGCTCGCCACCATGGCCATCCCGCGCAACTACCACAGCGTGGCCAACCTGCTGCCCGACGGCCGGGTCTTCTCCGGCGGCGGCGGCCTGTGCGGCGACTGCGCCACCAACCACGCCGACGGCTCCGTGTTCACCCCGCCGTACCTGCTCAACGCGGACGGCTCGGCCAAGGCGCGTCCCGTCATCACTGGCGGCGTGCCGCCCCGCGCCGCCGCCGGCAGCTCGCTCACCGTCGCCACCGGCGGACCGGTGGCCTCCTTCGTCCTGATGCGGGCCGCGGCGGCGACCCACTCCACGGACAACGACCAGCGGCGCGTCCCGCTGACCTCCACGGCCGCGGGCACCGACACGTACACGGTGTCCCTCCCGGCCGACAAGGGCGTGGTCCTGCCGGGCACCTACATGCTCTTCGCCCTGGACGGCCACGGCGTGCCGAGCGTCGCCCGCTTCATCACCGTCACCTGA
- a CDS encoding trypsin-like serine peptidase: MLIALGMVALPVGPYAPAPARVTGRQQASADASSAHEPAEGFWTPDRMAGARPLPEDRDGPPERAAASGTADDGMRAARTDVEGTPFDGVPSVGTFFSYDEPSDTTYACTGSVVSSPGRNLVVTAGHCLTEEATRYAFVPQYRYGRRAEEQPFGVFEVERRFVHPAYVPGSRSVPVSGLDTAFLRVKPNARHQQVEDAVGGGNTLARPASYTGRVTVIGYPGPEHNPTGRPIRCDAATTPLPGYAQLRMECGGFYSGVSGSPWIADFDPRTRTGKVVGVLGGWNGGGPSDDDPGVSFAVPAEEATFRLYDDAVHDRTPRRTEPPYHPGGGETWQQARQIASGDFGGSGGGSTGGSGGDSVVVWADGEVTLFRGDGNGGYAGEERLEPPNDTWQHVRSMTGGDFDGSGRSELLVVWTDGEVSLYPDVSPGKPLTGERTLAPAGSVWADAAHVAGGDFGTSGRAADLLVVWKDGELSAYTGVGENGCGTEHTLRNPDPSWREVEAVGVGDFDGRGRRDVVVGRADGELDLYAGTGPDSLGDEHVLRPPGDAGPSGVRLMTVGSRLPGGRADDLTITRLDGGLTDYVGTTTTALGTARVVVPPEVR, encoded by the coding sequence GTGCTGATCGCCCTGGGCATGGTCGCGCTCCCTGTCGGCCCGTACGCGCCGGCCCCGGCCCGGGTGACGGGACGGCAGCAGGCCTCGGCGGACGCGTCCTCGGCGCACGAGCCCGCGGAGGGGTTCTGGACGCCCGACCGGATGGCCGGCGCCCGCCCCCTTCCTGAGGACCGGGACGGCCCGCCGGAACGAGCGGCGGCGTCCGGAACGGCGGACGACGGCATGCGGGCGGCCCGGACGGACGTGGAGGGCACCCCGTTCGACGGAGTCCCCTCCGTGGGGACCTTCTTCTCCTACGACGAGCCCTCCGACACCACCTACGCCTGTACCGGCAGCGTGGTCAGCAGCCCCGGCCGGAACCTCGTCGTGACCGCCGGTCACTGCCTGACCGAGGAGGCCACCCGGTACGCCTTCGTGCCGCAGTACCGGTACGGCCGCCGGGCGGAGGAACAGCCCTTCGGCGTGTTCGAGGTCGAGCGCCGGTTCGTCCATCCCGCCTACGTGCCCGGCAGCAGGAGCGTCCCCGTGTCCGGTCTGGACACCGCGTTCCTGCGGGTGAAGCCCAACGCACGGCACCAGCAGGTCGAGGACGCGGTCGGCGGCGGGAACACGCTCGCCCGGCCCGCGTCGTACACCGGCCGCGTCACGGTGATCGGATACCCCGGCCCCGAGCACAACCCCACCGGGCGGCCGATCCGCTGCGATGCGGCCACCACCCCCCTGCCGGGGTACGCGCAGCTGCGTATGGAGTGCGGCGGTTTCTACAGCGGCGTCTCGGGCAGTCCGTGGATCGCCGACTTCGATCCGCGGACCCGGACCGGCAAGGTCGTCGGTGTGCTCGGCGGGTGGAACGGGGGCGGCCCGTCGGACGACGATCCCGGCGTCTCCTTCGCCGTGCCCGCGGAGGAGGCCACGTTCCGGTTGTACGACGACGCCGTCCACGACCGGACACCCCGGCGCACGGAGCCCCCGTACCACCCGGGTGGCGGGGAGACGTGGCAGCAGGCCCGTCAGATCGCGTCCGGCGACTTCGGCGGGAGCGGCGGCGGGAGCACGGGCGGGAGCGGCGGCGACAGCGTCGTGGTCTGGGCCGACGGCGAGGTGACCCTGTTCCGGGGGGACGGGAACGGCGGGTACGCGGGCGAGGAGCGGCTCGAGCCGCCGAACGACACGTGGCAGCACGTCAGGTCGATGACCGGGGGCGACTTCGACGGCAGCGGCCGCTCCGAGCTCCTCGTCGTCTGGACCGACGGCGAGGTCTCCCTCTACCCCGACGTCTCGCCCGGAAAGCCGCTGACCGGGGAGCGGACGCTGGCCCCCGCCGGATCGGTCTGGGCGGACGCCGCCCATGTCGCCGGCGGGGACTTCGGCACCTCCGGCCGCGCCGCCGACCTCCTCGTCGTGTGGAAGGACGGCGAGCTCTCCGCGTACACGGGCGTCGGGGAGAACGGATGCGGCACCGAGCACACCCTTCGGAACCCCGACCCTTCCTGGCGGGAGGTCGAGGCCGTCGGCGTCGGCGACTTCGACGGCCGGGGCCGCCGGGACGTGGTGGTCGGCCGCGCCGACGGCGAGCTCGACCTCTACGCCGGCACGGGCCCCGACTCCCTGGGGGACGAGCACGTGCTCCGGCCGCCCGGGGACGCGGGACCGTCGGGGGTCCGCCTGATGACCGTCGGATCCCGCCTCCCGGGAGGCCGCGCCGACGACCTGACGATCACCCGCCTCGACGGCGGACTCACCGACTACGTCGGGACGACGACGAC